A stretch of the Streptococcus himalayensis genome encodes the following:
- a CDS encoding ABC transporter ATP-binding protein yields the protein MLAIKDLSYTYANISQQSVFQNLNYQFEEGTFYSIVGHSGTGKTTLLSLLAGLDKPTSGQVLLDGQDVREIGYQAYRRNHVSLVFQNYNLLDYLTPLENIRLVNKKADPQVLLDLGLSQEQIHRNILQLSGGQQQRVAIARSLVSGANIMLLDEPTGNLDEDIAIDIVEHLKTIAHEEKKCVIMVTHSKVLASMADVQLTLRNGQFR from the coding sequence ATGTTAGCGATTAAAGATTTATCCTATACCTATGCAAATATTAGTCAGCAATCCGTCTTTCAAAACTTGAATTACCAATTTGAAGAAGGGACTTTTTATTCCATTGTCGGCCATTCAGGAACTGGAAAGACCACCTTATTATCGCTGTTAGCAGGTCTAGATAAGCCAACTTCAGGTCAGGTCTTGCTAGATGGTCAAGATGTCCGAGAAATTGGTTATCAAGCCTATCGCAGAAACCATGTATCCTTGGTTTTTCAAAATTACAACTTGCTAGACTATCTTACTCCTTTGGAAAATATTCGCTTAGTGAATAAAAAAGCTGATCCTCAGGTCTTGCTCGATTTGGGCTTGTCCCAAGAGCAGATTCATCGCAATATCCTTCAATTATCAGGTGGGCAGCAGCAACGGGTAGCTATTGCCCGTTCCCTCGTTTCTGGTGCTAACATCATGCTACTAGATGAACCGACTGGTAATTTGGATGAAGACATTGCAATCGATATTGTAGAGCATCTAAAAACCATTGCCCATGAGGAGAAGAAATGTGTCATTATGGTGACCCATAGCAAGGTCTTGGCCAGTATGGCAGATGTGCAGTTGACCTTGCGCAATGGTCAATTTCGTTGA
- a CDS encoding ABC transporter permease: MNSFTRARLYLKRHPVRTAILTTFLLFISIALSLLISLNTSLTQDRKRLSDSQLHQSLVTRLRDVPSSQDNPASRSYFEEMAAENHLTALHFISEEVTIGETESEQTRVYSLVNQDFFEKSQLVDKEMILEAGAFLAENSDSEVLISRNLADRYHLAVGDRISITSTTGQKLAVRIAGIFKSNRSPFANKESDTLEHTILTTKKTIEQLNPQYSYHTSIYHAEHEADMVQARAYLQANSALKDYQLTQNSSVQTQLKTLHSQQGLLKWILWGTIVLSHLVLLFFLHLWMKGRQLEIGVLQSLGKSRMEILLQYVLEVLILASITLVIGLVVTNLFLPSLREVLLSDMLKTSYENADNGEWLPAVFLANHHYVKELLSHPIRLAPLDILLIVGSVLGLSVGAVLVSCLSLLRYSPKKIFTMMS; this comes from the coding sequence ATGAATTCCTTTACCCGTGCGAGATTGTATCTCAAGCGTCATCCAGTTAGAACTGCTATCTTAACCACGTTTCTTTTGTTCATTAGTATTGCCCTGAGCCTACTGATTAGCCTCAATACATCGTTAACTCAGGATAGGAAACGTTTATCAGATAGTCAACTGCACCAATCCCTTGTGACACGATTGAGAGATGTTCCATCGTCGCAAGATAATCCTGCTAGTCGCAGCTATTTTGAAGAGATGGCTGCTGAAAATCACCTGACAGCCCTTCATTTTATTTCAGAAGAAGTGACAATTGGAGAGACTGAATCTGAACAAACGAGGGTGTATAGTTTGGTCAATCAAGACTTCTTTGAAAAAAGCCAGTTGGTCGACAAGGAAATGATATTGGAAGCAGGGGCTTTTTTAGCTGAAAACAGTGATAGCGAGGTTCTTATTAGTCGTAATCTTGCTGATCGTTATCATCTTGCCGTAGGAGATAGGATTTCAATCACATCAACAACAGGTCAAAAGCTGGCCGTACGGATTGCAGGTATCTTTAAGTCTAATCGTTCTCCCTTTGCCAATAAGGAAAGCGATACGCTTGAACATACTATTTTGACCACAAAAAAGACCATTGAGCAATTAAATCCTCAGTATAGTTACCATACCAGTATCTATCACGCTGAGCATGAAGCAGATATGGTCCAGGCCAGAGCTTATTTGCAGGCAAATTCAGCACTAAAAGACTACCAATTAACGCAAAATTCCAGCGTTCAAACTCAGCTAAAAACCTTGCATAGCCAGCAAGGTCTTCTCAAATGGATTTTATGGGGGACCATTGTACTTAGTCACCTCGTTCTTCTCTTTTTCCTTCATTTATGGATGAAGGGTCGGCAATTGGAGATTGGGGTTTTGCAATCGCTGGGGAAAAGTCGGATGGAAATCCTACTCCAGTATGTGCTGGAAGTACTGATTCTGGCAAGTATTACCTTGGTGATTGGTCTAGTAGTGACAAACCTGTTTCTTCCTTCATTAAGGGAAGTCTTGCTAAGCGATATGCTGAAAACAAGTTACGAGAATGCCGATAATGGCGAATGGTTACCAGCTGTTTTCTTGGCAAACCATCACTATGTAAAAGAACTACTTTCTCATCCTATCCGTCTTGCGCCTCTTGATATACTCTTGATTGTTGGTAGTGTCTTAGGCTTGTCTGTGGGAGCAGTACTTGTTTCTTGTTTGTCACTGCTTCGCTATTCACCGAAAAAAATCTTTACAATGATGTCATAA
- a CDS encoding TMEM175 family protein gives MDKKRIEAFSDAILAIIVTIMALELQLPKELTLSGFVGILPMVFVYIASFLQIMTVWLYYHELFQLLDQMTFRVFVANSVWLLTASLVPLATRAVGQYSGSFSALLFYILILGLWDVAWVIMATVLLKSTSRQLSLDDKRIPYRWAKLYAVQLLVILLVGYLVPSFIPFGPLLMIVNVIYGFLSDRK, from the coding sequence GTGGATAAAAAACGAATTGAAGCCTTCTCAGACGCTATTTTAGCTATTATTGTTACCATTATGGCGTTAGAATTGCAATTACCAAAAGAGTTAACACTCTCTGGCTTTGTGGGTATTCTCCCTATGGTCTTCGTCTACATCGCCAGTTTCTTGCAGATTATGACCGTTTGGCTCTACTATCACGAGCTCTTTCAATTGCTGGATCAGATGACTTTTCGTGTTTTTGTCGCAAATAGTGTCTGGCTCTTAACGGCCAGCTTGGTGCCCCTAGCAACGAGAGCTGTTGGTCAATACTCTGGTAGTTTTTCTGCCCTCTTATTTTATATCCTTATCTTAGGATTGTGGGATGTCGCCTGGGTCATCATGGCCACTGTCTTGTTGAAATCAACTTCCAGACAACTTTCCTTGGACGATAAACGAATTCCCTATCGCTGGGCGAAGCTTTATGCTGTTCAATTATTAGTCATTTTACTTGTGGGGTATTTGGTTCCATCCTTCATCCCATTTGGTCCCTTACTTATGATTGTCAATGTCATCTACGGATTTTTGAGTGATCGAAAATAA
- a CDS encoding ISL3 family transposase produces the protein MEQLNLITNFLKMKDKNITITNECDMGTHLELHGHLDYTAPKCPSCKGQMAKYDFQKASKIPYLETAGYPLLIRLRKRRFKCKECGKMAVAETPIVKKNHQISVAVNQKIAQLLIEKQAMTHIAHRLSISTSTVIRKLNEFKFETDWDKLPEVMSWDEYAFKKGKMSFIAQDFDTNNIIAILDGRTQATIRNHFLRYPRQVRNRVKFITMDMFSPYYQLAKQLFPHAKIVLDRFHVVQHLSRAMNRVRIQIMNQFDRKSQEYRVLKRYWKLVQQDSRKLSDKRFYRPTFRMHLTNKEILDKLLSYSDELRQHYELYQLLLFHFQEKNSDHFFDLIEQEIATVNPIFQTVFKTFLKDKDKVLNALELPYSNAKLEATNNLIKVIKRNAFGFRNFENFKKRILIALNIKKEKTKLVLSRC, from the coding sequence ATGGAACAACTAAATCTTATCACAAATTTTCTCAAAATGAAAGACAAAAATATCACGATCACTAATGAATGCGACATGGGAACTCACTTAGAACTCCACGGTCACTTGGATTACACAGCCCCTAAATGCCCTTCCTGCAAGGGACAAATGGCTAAGTATGACTTCCAGAAAGCCTCTAAAATCCCCTACTTAGAAACTGCTGGCTACCCACTACTTATCCGCCTTCGAAAGCGTCGTTTCAAGTGCAAGGAATGTGGGAAAATGGCGGTCGCTGAAACTCCTATTGTTAAGAAGAACCATCAAATATCTGTCGCTGTCAACCAGAAAATCGCACAATTACTCATCGAAAAGCAAGCAATGACACATATCGCACACAGACTCTCCATTTCTACATCTACAGTTATTCGAAAACTCAATGAGTTTAAATTTGAAACGGATTGGGATAAGCTTCCAGAAGTCATGTCCTGGGATGAGTATGCCTTCAAGAAAGGGAAAATGAGCTTTATCGCTCAAGATTTTGACACAAATAACATCATCGCTATCCTTGATGGAAGAACGCAAGCAACCATCCGAAATCACTTTCTGAGATACCCTAGACAGGTCAGAAACCGCGTTAAATTCATCACTATGGACATGTTTAGCCCTTACTATCAACTAGCCAAACAACTTTTTCCTCATGCTAAAATCGTGCTTGATCGTTTCCACGTTGTGCAACATCTCAGCCGTGCTATGAACCGTGTCCGCATACAAATCATGAATCAATTCGATAGAAAATCCCAGGAATACCGTGTCTTAAAACGCTACTGGAAACTGGTACAACAAGATAGCCGTAAACTCAGTGATAAACGATTTTATCGCCCTACATTTCGCATGCATTTGACCAATAAGGAAATCTTAGACAAGCTCCTATCCTACTCAGATGAGTTACGACAACATTATGAACTCTATCAACTTCTTTTATTCCATTTCCAAGAGAAGAACTCAGATCATTTCTTTGACCTAATTGAACAAGAAATAGCCACTGTTAACCCTATTTTCCAGACGGTATTTAAGACGTTTCTAAAGGATAAGGACAAGGTTTTAAACGCCTTGGAATTGCCTTATTCCAACGCTAAATTGGAAGCTACCAATAATCTTATCAAAGTCATTAAACGAAATGCCTTTGGTTTCAGGAACTTTGAAAACTTCAAAAAGCGGATTTTGATTGCCTTAAACATCAAAAAAGAGAAGACCAAGTTGGTCCTCTCTAGGTGTTAG
- a CDS encoding response regulator transcription factor, whose protein sequence is MYKILVVEDDATINQVICEFLKEHGYQVKAAVDGKEALNYFEQDCFDLILLDIMLPTVSGLDVLKEIRKTSQVPVMMLTALDDEYTQLVSFNHLISDYVTKPFSPLILMKRIENILRSSITYSEIIIDDLRVSLEDCTVYWKGEKISPTKTEYELIETLAKRKYHLVTREQLMDVIWGYSELDTRVLDNHIKNIRKKIPGIPLVTITGMGYQLGRDD, encoded by the coding sequence ATGTACAAAATTTTAGTCGTTGAAGACGATGCAACTATCAACCAAGTTATTTGTGAATTTTTAAAAGAACATGGCTACCAAGTGAAGGCAGCAGTAGATGGCAAAGAAGCCCTAAATTATTTTGAACAAGACTGCTTTGACTTGATTCTCTTAGATATTATGCTGCCAACTGTCAGTGGCCTGGATGTTTTAAAAGAAATCCGGAAAACTTCTCAGGTACCAGTGATGATGCTAACAGCTCTTGATGATGAATATACCCAGCTTGTCAGCTTCAACCACTTAATCAGTGATTATGTGACTAAACCGTTTTCACCTCTGATTTTGATGAAACGGATTGAAAATATTTTACGCAGCTCCATCACCTATTCTGAAATTATCATCGATGACTTACGCGTATCCTTAGAAGACTGCACTGTTTATTGGAAAGGGGAGAAAATATCTCCGACCAAGACAGAGTATGAGTTGATCGAAACTCTTGCCAAACGCAAGTACCACCTTGTGACCAGAGAGCAGCTGATGGATGTTATCTGGGGTTATAGCGAATTGGACACGCGGGTTCTGGATAACCACATCAAGAATATTCGGAAGAAGATACCGGGAATTCCTTTGGTGACGATTACTGGTATGGGTTATCAGTTGGGGAGAGATGACTAG
- a CDS encoding sensor histidine kinase, with protein sequence MKIAKKHFLLTSGVVFIVVTALLTTLYFVMPIYYQSVKTAEVTREFTQVSQSIQGKSKDEMTALLTYYDKKNLRMWYALTDATGKLYYPRVETSDEGIAVQVSPFIAADNERAQLKEVITDGDGQNYTLEGEYSLQPVSDASQVLFELSPYLLFFSLCLGISLSFVYSRISTRRLKEISATTRKMVSLSPDVFCQVNGNDEIADLAQDVNTLYESLLRNMEALRLENEKVAESERSKAEFLRMTSHELKTPIAGMLGIVDGMIYGIGDFKDRDKYLKKCREILEEQSQLVQSILAISKLEMQDVEEETSVFSLSDVLEEQVGFYQTLATVEGYHFIAKLSPLEVEGNQTYLLKAIKNLLDNAFHYTKAGGEILLSVDENQLVIENEAEKILSKEQIKQIFQPFYRPDYSRSRKDGGTGLGLFIVQQILEQHQLTYRFEAIDEKWMRFSIFF encoded by the coding sequence GTGAAAATCGCTAAAAAACACTTTCTCTTAACAAGTGGCGTGGTCTTTATTGTCGTGACGGCTTTACTGACGACCTTGTACTTTGTCATGCCGATATATTATCAGTCGGTTAAGACTGCAGAAGTAACACGGGAATTTACACAAGTTTCCCAAAGTATTCAAGGAAAGTCTAAAGATGAGATGACGGCTCTTCTGACCTATTACGATAAAAAGAATTTGCGTATGTGGTATGCCTTGACGGATGCGACAGGAAAACTCTACTATCCAAGGGTAGAGACCTCAGATGAAGGGATAGCCGTCCAAGTCAGTCCTTTTATTGCCGCAGATAATGAGCGGGCTCAATTAAAAGAAGTCATCACAGATGGGGACGGTCAAAATTATACTTTAGAAGGCGAATATTCTCTACAACCCGTTTCGGATGCCAGTCAGGTGCTGTTTGAGTTGTCTCCCTATTTGTTGTTCTTTTCTTTGTGTTTAGGTATCAGCCTTTCCTTTGTTTATAGCCGAATTTCGACCAGACGGCTCAAGGAGATTTCTGCGACAACCCGAAAAATGGTGAGCCTATCCCCAGATGTTTTCTGTCAAGTCAATGGAAACGATGAAATTGCGGATTTGGCGCAGGATGTCAATACACTCTATGAAAGTCTCTTGCGCAATATGGAGGCCTTGCGATTGGAAAACGAGAAAGTTGCAGAAAGTGAGCGAAGCAAGGCCGAATTTTTACGGATGACCTCGCATGAACTTAAGACACCGATTGCGGGGATGCTTGGCATTGTAGACGGCATGATTTATGGGATTGGGGATTTTAAGGATCGAGACAAGTACCTCAAAAAATGCCGCGAAATACTGGAAGAGCAGTCCCAGCTTGTCCAATCCATTCTAGCGATTTCCAAATTAGAGATGCAGGATGTAGAAGAAGAAACCAGTGTCTTTTCCTTATCGGATGTCTTGGAAGAGCAGGTTGGATTTTACCAGACCTTGGCTACTGTAGAAGGGTATCACTTTATCGCAAAGCTGTCACCGCTAGAGGTAGAAGGCAATCAAACGTATTTACTCAAGGCTATCAAGAATCTTTTAGACAATGCCTTTCATTATACGAAGGCTGGTGGGGAGATTTTGTTATCCGTAGATGAAAACCAGCTGGTCATTGAAAATGAGGCAGAAAAAATCTTAAGTAAGGAGCAAATCAAGCAGATTTTCCAACCTTTTTATCGACCAGATTACAGTCGTAGCCGTAAGGACGGCGGAACAGGACTAGGTCTCTTTATTGTGCAGCAGATTTTAGAACAGCACCAATTGACCTATCGTTTTGAAGCAATTGATGAGAAGTGGATGCGTTTTAGCATTTTCTTTTAA
- the trxB gene encoding thioredoxin-disulfide reductase, whose product MYDAIIIGSGPAGYTAGIYLSRAGFKNRLITGYSEGGQLTTTTLVENYPGFEKGIDGNELVKNMRQQAASFGTEMTFGFVEKIEGESSPFTVHLDSGEMLETKAVIIATGSSANYLGIEGEAEAIGKGVSACATCDAFFYKEREIIVVGGGDVAMEEAIYLTRFASKVTVVHRRDELRASDIMVQRAKSHQEINWVLNATPVKVHSDMMGMTGLDIRDNATGEVRHLKADGLFVAIGHHPNTEFLGGKLELDAKGYIQTQPGTSKTSVPGIFAAGDVQDSKYQQAVTAAASGAVAALDTLEFIENK is encoded by the coding sequence ATGTACGATGCAATTATTATTGGTTCAGGACCTGCGGGCTATACGGCGGGGATCTATCTTAGTCGAGCAGGTTTTAAAAATCGATTGATTACAGGCTATTCAGAAGGTGGTCAGCTCACAACGACTACGCTGGTTGAGAATTATCCAGGATTTGAAAAGGGAATTGACGGGAATGAACTGGTCAAAAATATGCGTCAGCAAGCAGCCTCTTTTGGAACAGAGATGACCTTTGGTTTCGTTGAAAAAATCGAAGGAGAAAGCTCTCCTTTTACAGTGCACCTTGATTCTGGCGAAATGCTGGAAACCAAGGCTGTTATTATTGCGACTGGCTCAAGTGCGAATTACCTAGGAATTGAAGGGGAAGCAGAAGCAATCGGTAAAGGTGTTAGTGCCTGTGCAACGTGTGATGCCTTCTTTTACAAGGAACGTGAAATTATTGTCGTTGGTGGTGGAGACGTTGCCATGGAAGAAGCTATCTATTTGACTCGCTTTGCTTCTAAAGTTACAGTTGTCCACCGTAGAGATGAGTTACGTGCGTCTGATATCATGGTACAGCGAGCTAAAAGTCATCAGGAGATTAACTGGGTCTTGAATGCAACTCCAGTTAAGGTTCATTCAGACATGATGGGAATGACGGGGCTGGATATTCGGGATAATGCGACTGGTGAGGTTAGACACCTCAAGGCAGATGGGCTTTTTGTAGCAATTGGTCATCATCCAAATACGGAATTTCTGGGAGGAAAACTAGAATTGGATGCCAAAGGCTATATTCAGACGCAGCCAGGGACTTCTAAGACTTCTGTGCCAGGGATTTTTGCGGCTGGTGATGTTCAAGATTCTAAGTACCAGCAAGCTGTTACTGCAGCAGCCAGTGGTGCAGTCGCAGCCTTGGATACCTTAGAATTTATTGAAAATAAATGA
- a CDS encoding DsbA family oxidoreductase, protein MEISYWSDIACPFCYIGASRMKRAMEAVGLDPHDLKMKAYQLNPHAPLATDETMLTQFAASHGMTEEQARMQFQHMAEMGAEEGLKLDVAGAIPTNTFSAHRLIKWAESRLDKNTHHRLITKLYQLYFEEHASIADTAVLLEAAKGVGLPQEEVTALLEGTDFSTAVNQDILEAQEARVQGAPFFVLNHKYGISGAQSYEYMLAALKQVQAEEGNNKK, encoded by the coding sequence ATGGAAATTAGTTATTGGTCAGATATTGCTTGTCCCTTTTGCTATATTGGTGCAAGCCGTATGAAACGTGCGATGGAAGCGGTTGGCTTGGATCCTCATGATTTGAAAATGAAGGCTTACCAACTCAATCCTCATGCCCCTTTGGCAACAGATGAAACCATGTTGACGCAGTTTGCGGCTAGTCATGGTATGACTGAGGAGCAGGCAAGGATGCAGTTTCAGCACATGGCAGAAATGGGAGCTGAAGAAGGCCTCAAGCTAGATGTTGCAGGAGCCATCCCAACAAATACCTTTTCAGCCCACCGCCTCATCAAATGGGCAGAAAGTCGGTTGGATAAAAATACGCATCACCGCCTCATCACGAAACTCTATCAACTCTATTTTGAAGAGCATGCCTCGATTGCTGATACAGCGGTTTTACTGGAAGCGGCTAAGGGAGTGGGCTTACCGCAAGAAGAAGTGACAGCTTTACTTGAAGGAACGGACTTTAGCACTGCTGTCAATCAAGATATCCTAGAAGCTCAAGAAGCTAGAGTGCAAGGAGCGCCCTTCTTTGTGCTGAATCATAAATATGGTATTTCAGGTGCACAATCGTATGAGTACATGCTTGCAGCCCTTAAACAAGTTCAAGCAGAAGAAGGGAACAATAAAAAATGA
- the trxA gene encoding thioredoxin — translation MTKQLTTETFAKEIESGVTLVDFGATWCPPCQMMEPIVEELAQEFEGRASVTKVDVDQSPELAQLFNVRSIPTLVLFKDGKPVDATLGVQPKKVLAEKISSQL, via the coding sequence ATGACAAAACAACTAACAACCGAAACCTTTGCAAAAGAAATTGAATCAGGTGTTACCTTGGTAGACTTTGGTGCGACCTGGTGCCCTCCTTGCCAAATGATGGAGCCTATCGTTGAAGAGTTGGCTCAGGAATTTGAAGGAAGAGCGAGTGTGACCAAGGTGGATGTGGATCAATCCCCAGAATTAGCCCAACTCTTCAATGTGCGTTCCATTCCCACCCTTGTGCTTTTCAAAGATGGGAAGCCGGTTGATGCCACGCTTGGTGTCCAACCAAAGAAGGTATTGGCAGAGAAGATTTCAAGTCAATTATAG
- a CDS encoding LLM class flavin-dependent oxidoreductase — MELSALNLVPLRSGQNFHEAIEDMVELAQQLEGFGYKRYWIAEHHNSKTIASSATQLLIQHTLSQTNTIRVGSGGVMLPNHSPYLVAEQYGTLETLYPKRIDLGLGRAPGTDMQTARALRRSDNLNPDFETDLAELESYFKDSSSVHAYPAAGLDVPFYILGSSTDSAHLAAKLGRPYVFAAHFAPAAMEEAIRIYRQEFTPSAYLDKPYVILALNAILAETDEEAKVLATSQTQTFLSIVTNAQKGLQPPKASEDDVWRHYVAAEKVPHFGPVAFTKDSLIRREKAIVEQMSAVTLVGSPDTVARQIAQLHSRVQMDEIMANSFIYDQTAQARSYELLAQAIQKENSEG, encoded by the coding sequence ATGGAATTATCAGCCTTAAATTTGGTGCCGTTGCGGTCGGGCCAGAATTTTCACGAAGCGATAGAGGATATGGTTGAGCTGGCTCAACAATTAGAAGGTTTTGGCTATAAGCGGTATTGGATTGCCGAACACCACAATAGCAAAACCATCGCGAGTAGTGCAACGCAACTGTTGATCCAGCATACGCTGTCGCAGACGAACACTATCAGAGTAGGTTCAGGTGGTGTCATGCTTCCTAATCACAGCCCTTATCTGGTTGCGGAGCAATATGGAACGCTTGAAACCCTGTATCCAAAGCGGATTGATTTGGGTTTGGGTCGAGCACCGGGGACAGATATGCAAACAGCACGAGCGTTACGGCGTTCGGATAATCTCAATCCAGATTTTGAAACGGATTTGGCAGAATTGGAGTCCTATTTTAAAGATAGCTCATCTGTCCATGCCTACCCGGCTGCAGGGCTGGATGTACCATTTTATATCTTGGGTTCAAGTACGGATTCTGCTCATTTGGCTGCTAAATTGGGACGCCCCTATGTTTTTGCGGCACATTTTGCACCAGCAGCTATGGAAGAGGCGATTCGGATTTACAGGCAGGAATTTACGCCTTCTGCCTACTTGGATAAACCGTACGTTATCCTAGCTTTAAATGCCATTCTTGCTGAAACAGATGAGGAGGCAAAGGTCTTAGCGACCAGCCAGACTCAGACCTTCTTGAGTATCGTGACCAATGCCCAGAAAGGATTACAGCCTCCTAAGGCAAGTGAGGACGACGTTTGGCGGCATTATGTCGCTGCGGAAAAAGTTCCTCACTTTGGGCCGGTAGCTTTTACAAAGGATTCCCTCATCCGAAGAGAAAAAGCGATTGTGGAGCAAATGTCGGCTGTCACCTTGGTTGGAAGTCCAGATACCGTAGCTCGTCAAATTGCCCAATTACACAGTCGTGTGCAGATGGATGAAATTATGGCCAATAGTTTCATTTATGACCAAACAGCCCAAGCGAGGTCGTATGAGTTGCTAGCTCAGGCTATTCAGAAAGAGAATAGCGAGGGATAA
- a CDS encoding ABC transporter permease, whose protein sequence is MSFITRALYYLRRKTVRNLVTFFLFATVASSLVAVMALSKSMSGKVIEKNNIAQTVTLSASNIFVGDGYGSGELSEKALQEIGHHPDVESFVSSVSSFASLENAKPVPIGTSEGDYRPGNLETVVNVEGISTSEKDNRFTTGMLSLVSGRHITAGDKHKVIVHEDFAKHKHLKVGDQLTLGRDPIRYIGTDKTPIQAEIIGIFKGKTFNRPNYSDELVSNTLLSDTTIASELFGFETGKTLYSEATYTLKKSADTKAFIANIKQTVDTVNWQNYQLTEQNPALKSYNRSIVLLQKTVKRLLIGTIITSAIVLILLLIFNSQSRLRESGVLLALGRSKWDIMAQHILENILLALPAFAVASLLGQMLGQSFANQTVDSVAKTVRADILKQLGGYSLGADSQTDLIMQTVKHFQVQFTPRELSQMLVVCACLIVGGILVASIPLMSYKPKDILTKIS, encoded by the coding sequence ATGTCATTTATTACGAGAGCGTTGTATTATTTACGACGAAAAACAGTCAGAAATCTGGTTACCTTTTTCCTATTTGCCACAGTTGCTAGCTCCTTAGTGGCAGTCATGGCCTTATCCAAGTCGATGTCGGGAAAGGTTATTGAAAAAAATAATATTGCCCAGACAGTTACATTATCTGCCAGCAACATTTTTGTTGGAGATGGGTATGGTTCAGGAGAATTATCCGAAAAAGCGCTGCAAGAAATTGGTCATCATCCAGATGTGGAGAGCTTTGTTTCATCCGTTTCATCCTTTGCTAGTTTAGAAAATGCAAAGCCTGTCCCTATTGGAACCAGCGAAGGGGATTATCGTCCTGGAAATCTTGAAACAGTGGTCAATGTTGAAGGGATTTCGACCAGTGAGAAGGATAATCGGTTTACAACCGGCATGCTCAGTCTTGTCAGTGGTCGGCATATCACAGCAGGAGACAAGCACAAGGTGATTGTCCACGAAGATTTTGCCAAGCATAAGCATTTAAAAGTGGGAGATCAGTTGACACTTGGTCGCGACCCCATTCGCTATATTGGGACAGATAAGACACCAATTCAAGCAGAAATCATTGGGATTTTCAAAGGAAAAACCTTCAATAGACCGAACTATAGTGATGAATTAGTTTCTAATACTCTCTTATCGGATACGACAATAGCCAGTGAATTATTTGGTTTTGAAACAGGAAAAACCCTCTATAGTGAAGCAACCTATACCTTGAAAAAATCGGCAGACACCAAGGCTTTCATAGCCAATATTAAGCAGACAGTTGATACAGTTAACTGGCAAAATTATCAATTAACCGAGCAAAATCCTGCTCTAAAATCCTATAATCGGAGTATTGTTCTCTTGCAAAAGACGGTCAAACGGCTCTTGATTGGGACAATTATCACAAGCGCTATCGTACTCATCTTGCTCTTGATTTTTAATAGTCAAAGTCGTTTACGTGAATCGGGTGTGCTACTAGCGCTTGGTCGTTCAAAATGGGATATTATGGCTCAGCATATCCTTGAAAATATTCTCTTAGCCCTTCCGGCTTTTGCGGTTGCTAGTCTCTTAGGACAAATGCTGGGACAATCGTTTGCCAACCAGACAGTAGACTCTGTTGCCAAAACAGTACGCGCTGATATATTGAAACAGCTAGGAGGCTATAGTCTTGGTGCAGATAGCCAGACGGACTTGATTATGCAAACAGTCAAGCATTTCCAAGTACAATTCACACCAAGAGAATTGTCTCAGATGTTGGTCGTATGTGCGTGCTTGATTGTAGGTGGTATTCTCGTCGCAAGCATACCGCTGATGTCTTATAAGCCAAAAGATATTTTAACGAAGATTTCATAA